The Hyalangium gracile genomic sequence GGCTCCTTCTCGGTGCAGGAGACCCCAACCGCGCCAATCACTACGAGCAGGGTGCGCGCGCACCTCTTCCAGACGTCCAAGCGTCCTCCCTTACGGCCCACCCTTGAATGGGGGTGCTCCATCCTAGGGCCTTCTCTCCTGCTTCGGGGAGCGTCAGCCGAAGGTCGCCTCGGCGAGCACCTTCGTGTCCGCGTAGACGACGTGACGCACGATCTTGCCGTCCCGCACCTCCCAATAGTCAGCGGACGGCGTGTTGAACGGGCGTCCTGTCCTGCGCCCTCGGCCGATCTGCAACGCGACGACCCACACCCGGCCTTCTCCAGCATCCATGAACTGCTGTGGCACCGGGCGGAAGTCCTCCCACAGATCCGCCATGTCGCCCATGGCACGCTGCAGCTCGGGGAGGCCTTTGGCCCCACGGTAGGGGTACCCAGCGGGCACCTGCCA encodes the following:
- a CDS encoding nuclear transport factor 2 family protein, with protein sequence MASPVDVVRSLYEASGRGDFETALSLIHPDIEWQVPAGYPYRGAKGLPELQRAMGDMADLWEDFRPVPQQFMDAGEGRVWVVALQIGRGRRTGRPFNTPSADYWEVRDGKIVRHVVYADTKVLAEATFG